From Drosophila suzukii chromosome 2R, CBGP_Dsuzu_IsoJpt1.0, whole genome shotgun sequence, a single genomic window includes:
- the LOC108008610 gene encoding death-associated protein 1, translated as MADEQPNLVAGHPPALKAGGMRIVQHKAPTAERAPKDAEDCTGLTQPIAVNSGSVSGAPVKGNTDFTPASAQVAHSPKPPAAVQQKPLNHIQQPRK; from the exons ATGGCAGATGAACAACCCAATCTCGTCGCTGGACACCCACCTGCAT TGAAGGCAGGTGGTATGCGAATTGTGCAGCACAAGGCGCCCACGGCAGAGCGTGCGCCCAAGGATGCCGAGGATTGCACTGGATTGACA CAACCCATTGCCGTTAACTCGGGATCTGTAAGCGGTGCCCCCGTCAAGGGCAACACTGACTTTACGCCAGCCTCTGCCCAAGTGGCTCACTCTCCCAAGCCACCGGCTGCAGTGCAGCAGAAGCCCCTGAACCACATCCAGCAGCCACGCAAGTGA
- the iotaTry gene encoding trypsin iota: MAVYWLAGTVLVFLFLGAAADVETNGRIVGGSEQVLRNAPWQVSIQISARHECGGVIYSKEIVITAGHCLYEKSVTLMKVRVGAQNHNYGGTLVPVVAYKVHEQFDSRFLHYDIAVLRLSTALTFSLSTRAINLATQSPLGGSTATVTGWGYTENGTYADTLQKAQLQIIDRSECASQKFGYGADFVGEETICAASTDSDACTGDSGGPLVANSQLVGIVSWGYRCADENYPGVYANIAVLRPWIVKAANAI, encoded by the coding sequence ATGGCTGTTTACTGGTTAGCGGGTACTGTGTTGGTCTTTCTGTTCCTCGGAGCAGCGGCAGATGTGGAGACCAATGGACGGATTGTGGGCGGAAGTGAGCAGGTGCTACGCAACGCCCCCTGGCAGGTGTCCATTCAGATCAGTGCTCGCCACGAGTGTGGAGGGGTCATCTACAGCAAGGAGATCGTCATCACTGCCGGACACTGTCTGTATGAGAAGTCCGTGACCCTGATGAAGGTACGAGTGGGGGCACAGAACCACAACTATGGTGGCACCTTGGTTCCCGTGGTGGCGTACAAAGTCCACGAACAATTTGATTCCCGTTTCCTGCACTACGACATTGCCGTTCTACGCCTGTCCACTGCACTGACCTTTAGTCTCTCCACCAGAGCCATCAACCTGGCCACCCAGAGTCCACTGGGCGGATCGACAGCCACTGTCACGGGTTGGGGTTATACGGAGAATGGAACCTACGCCGACACCCTTCAAAAGGCCCAGCTCCAGATCATCGATCGCAGTGAATGTGCCTCCCAGAAGTTTGGATACGGTGCGGATTTTGTAGGCGAGGAAACCATTTGCGCCGCAAGCACTGATTCGGATGCCTGCACAGGCGACTCTGGAGGTCCTTTGGTGGCCAATAGCCAGCTGGTGGGCATCGTATCCTGGGGCTATCGGTGTGCGGACGAAAACTATCCCGGTGTCTATGCCAATATAGCTGTGCTGCGACCCTGGATAGTCAAGGCAGCCAATGCCATATAA
- the LOC118876896 gene encoding coiled-coil domain-containing protein 103 isoform X1 — protein MEDWKITSEELIRLRESCLQCIRDGELYELRNDAKLRAVYSTQTYEEFKDIVDAAHLRPVSRSDKANAQTKNRLWNSAARD, from the exons ATGGAGGATTGGAAGATAACGTCGGAGGAGCTCATCCGTCTGCGGGAGAGCTGCCTGCAGTGCATCCGGGATGGAGAACTCTACGAGCTGCGCAATGATGCCAAACTACGGGCTGTTTATAGCACCCAGACCTACGAGGAGTTCAA GGACATAGTAGACGCAGCTCATCTCCGTCCAGTGTCCAGGAGCGATAAGGCCAACGCGCAGACGAAGAACCGCCTTTGGAACTCGGCCGCCCGTGATTGA
- the LOC118876896 gene encoding uncharacterized protein isoform X2 translates to MEDWKITSEELIRLRESCLQCIRDGELYELRNDAKLRAVYSTQTYEEFNRRSSSPSSVQER, encoded by the exons ATGGAGGATTGGAAGATAACGTCGGAGGAGCTCATCCGTCTGCGGGAGAGCTGCCTGCAGTGCATCCGGGATGGAGAACTCTACGAGCTGCGCAATGATGCCAAACTACGGGCTGTTTATAGCACCCAGACCTACGAGGAGTTCAA TAGACGCAGCTCATCTCCGTCCAGTGTCCAGGAGCGATAA
- the LOC118876966 gene encoding trypsin delta-like produces MLKFVILLSAVACALGGTVPEGLLPQLDGRIVGGTATTISSFPWQISLQRSGSHSCGGSIYSEYIIVTAAHCLQSVSPSVLQVRAGSSYWNSGGVVSKVASFKNHEGYNANTMVNDIAIIRLSTALSFSSTIKAIGLASSNPANGAAASVSGWGTQSYGSSSLPSQLQYVNVNIVSQASCASSSYGYGNEIRSTMICAASSGKDACQGDSGGPLVSGGLLVGVVSWGYGCAYSNYPGVYADVAALRSWVISSV; encoded by the coding sequence ATGCTGAAGTTCGTGATCTTGTTGTCTGCCGTTGCCTGCGCCCTGGGTGGCACCGTCCCCGAGGGACTCCTGCCCCAGTTGGATGGTCGTATTGTCGGAGGCACTGCCACCACCATCAGCAGCTTCCCCTGGCAGATCTCCCTGCAGCGCAGTGGTAGCCACTCCTGCGGTGGATCCATCTACTCCGAATACATCATCGTGACCGCCGCTCACTGCCTGCAGTCCGTGTCCCCTTCCGTCCTGCAGGTCCGCGCTGGATCCTCCTACTGGAACTCCGGTGGCGTCGTCTCCAAGGTTGCCTCCTTCAAGAACCACGAGGGCTACAACGCCAACACCATGGTCAACGACATCGCCATCATCCGTCTGAGCACCGCCCTGAGCTTCAGCTCCACCATCAAGGCCATCGGTCTGGCTAGCTCCAACCCTGCCAACGGTGCTGCTGCCTCCGTCTCCGGCTGGGGCACCCAGTCCTACGGATCCAGCTCCCTCCCCTCCCAACTGCAGTACGTGAACGTGAACATCGTCAGCCAGGCGTCGTGCGCTTCCTCCTCCTACGGATACGGTAACGAGATCAGGAGCACCATGATCTGCGCTGCCTCCAGCGGCAAGGATGCCTGCCAGGGTGACTCCGGCGGCCCTCTGGTCTCCGGTGGACTCCTCGTTGGTGTCGTCTCCTGGGGATACGGTTGCGCTTACTCCAACTACCCCGGTGTCTATGCCGATGTTGCTGCTCTCCGCTCCTGGGTGATCAGCAGCGTCTAA
- the LOC118876934 gene encoding trypsin delta-like: MLKFVILLSAVACALGGTVPEGLLPQLDGRIVGGTATTISSFPWQISLQRSGSHSCGGSIYSEYIIVTAAHCLQSVSPSVLQVRAGSSYWNSGGVVSKVASFKNHEGYNANTMVNDIAIIRLSTALSFSSTIKAIGLASSNPANGAAASVSGWGTQSYGSSSLPSQLQYVNVNIVSQASCASSSYGYGNEIRSTMICAAASGKDACQGDSGGPLVSGGLLVGVVSWGYGCAYSNYPGVYADVAALRSWVISSV, translated from the coding sequence ATGCTGAAGTTCGTGATCTTGTTGTCTGCCGTTGCCTGCGCCCTGGGTGGCACCGTCCCCGAGGGACTCCTGCCCCAGTTGGATGGTCGTATTGTCGGAGGCACTGCCACCACCATCAGCAGCTTCCCCTGGCAGATCTCCCTGCAGCGCAGTGGTAGCCACTCCTGCGGTGGATCCATCTACTCCGAATACATCATCGTGACCGCCGCTCACTGCCTGCAGTCCGTGTCCCCTTCCGTCCTGCAGGTCCGCGCTGGATCCTCCTACTGGAACTCCGGTGGCGTCGTCTCCAAGGTTGCCTCCTTCAAGAACCACGAGGGCTACAACGCCAACACCATGGTCAACGACATCGCCATCATCCGTCTGAGCACCGCCCTGAGCTTCAGCTCCACCATCAAGGCCATCGGTCTGGCTAGCTCCAACCCTGCCAACGGTGCTGCTGCCTCCGTCTCCGGCTGGGGCACCCAGTCCTACGGATCCAGCTCCCTCCCCTCCCAACTGCAGTACGTGAACGTGAACATCGTCAGCCAGGCGTCGTGCGCTTCCTCCTCCTACGGATACGGTAACGAGATCAGGAGCACCATGATCTGCGCTGCTGCCAGCGGCAAGGATGCCTGCCAGGGTGACTCCGGCGGCCCTCTGGTCTCCGGTGGACTCCTCGTTGGTGTCGTCTCCTGGGGATACGGTTGCGCTTACTCCAACTACCCCGGTGTCTATGCCGATGTTGCTGCTCTCCGCTCCTGGGTGATTAGCAGCGTCTAA
- the LOC108010072 gene encoding trypsin beta has protein sequence MLKFLILLSAVACALGGTIPEGLLPQLDGRIVGGSATSISSFPWQISLQRSGSHSCGGSVYSSNVIVTAAHCLQSVSASSLQIRAGSSYWSSGGVVAKVSYFRNHEGYNANTMVNDIAIIKLSSSLSFSSTIKAIGLASSNPANGAAASVSGWGTLSSGSSSIPSQLQYVNVNIVSQSRCASSSYSYGSQIKSSMICAAASGKDSCQGDSGGPLVSGGVLVGVVSWGYGCAASNYPGVYADVAALRSWVINNA, from the coding sequence ATGCTGAAGTTCCTGATCCTGTTGTCCGCCGTGGCCTGCGCCCTTGGTGGCACCATTCCCGAGGGTCTCCTGCCCCAGTTGGACGGTCGCATTGTCGGCGGTTCGGCCACCAGCATCAGCAGCTTCCCCTGGCAGATCTCCCTGCAGCGCAGTGGTAGCCACTCCTGCGGTGGATCCGTCTACTCGTCCAACGTGATCGTCACCGCCGCCCACTGCCTGCAGTCCGTGTCCGCCTCCTCCCTGCAGATCCGCGCTGGATCCAGCTACTGGAGCTCTGGCGGAGTCGTCGCCAAGGTATCCTACTTCAGGAACCACGAAGGATACAACGCCAACACCATGGTCAACGACATCGCCATCATCAAGCTGAGCAGCTCCCTGAGCTTCAGCTCCACCATAAAGGCCATCGGTCTGGCTAGCTCCAACCCCGCCAACGGCGCTGCTGCCTCCGTCTCCGGCTGGGGCACCCTGTCCTCCGGATCCAGCTCCATTCCCTCCCAGCTGCAGTACGTCAACGTGAACATCGTCAGCCAGAGCAGGTGCGCATCCTCCAGCTACAGCTACGGTAGCCAGATCAAGAGCTCCATGATCTGCGCTGCTGCCAGCGGCAAGGATTCCTGCCAGGGTGACTCCGGCGGCCCTCTGGTCTCCGGTGGAGTCCTTGTTGGTGTCGTCTCCTGGGGATACGGATGCGCTGCCAGTAACTACCCTGGTGTCTATGCCGATGTTGCTGCTCTCCGCTCCTGGGTGATCAACAACGCCTAA
- the epsilonTry gene encoding trypsin epsilon: protein MLRFAVLLSFLACALAGTIPEGLLPQLDGRIVGGYETSIDAHPYQVSLQRSGSHFCGGSIYSHDIVITAAHCLQSIEAKDLKIRVGSTYWRSGGSVHSVRAFRNHEGYNSRTMVNDIAIIRIESDLSFRSSIREIRIADSNPREGATAVVSGWGTTESGGSTIPDHLLAVDLEIVDVSRCRSSEFGYGRKIKDTMICAYSPHKDACQGDSGGPLVSGDRLVGVVSWGYGCGDVRYPGVYADVAHFHEWIERTAEEV from the coding sequence ATGTTGAGATTCGCGGTACTCCTCTCCTTTTTGGCTTGCGCCTTGGCAGGCACCATTCCCGAGGGCCTGCTGCCCCAGTTGGATGGACGCATCGTCGGTGGCTATGAGACCAGCATCGATGCCCATCCCTACCAGGTGTCCCTGCAGCGCTCCGGCTCCCACTTCTGCGGTGGATCCATCTACTCCCACGACATCGTCATCACCGCTGCCCACTGTCTGCAGTCGATCGAGGCCAAGGATCTGAAGATTCGCGTGGGCAGCACCTACTGGCGCTCCGGCGGCAGTGTCCACTCCGTCCGCGCCTTCCGCAACCACGAGGGCTACAACTCGCGCACCATGGTCAACGACATTGCCATCATCCGCATCGAGTCCGACCTGAGCTTCCGCTCCAGCATCCGCGAGATCCGCATCGCTGACTCCAATCCTCGTGAGGGCGCCACTGCCGTCGTTTCCGGATGGGGCACCACCGAGTCCGGCGGCTCCACCATTCCCGACCATCTGCTGGCCGTCGACCTGGAGATCGTCGATGTGTCGCGCTGTCGCTCTAGCGAGTTTGGCTACGGCAGGAAGATTAAGGACACCATGATCTGCGCCTACTCCCCACACAAGGACGCCTGCCAGGGTGACTCCGGTGGCCCACTGGTGTCCGGAGATCGTCTCGTGGGTGTCGTCTCCTGGGGCTACGGCTGCGGTGATGTAAGGTACCCTGGTGTCTACGCCGATGTTGCCCACTTCCATGAGTGGATCGAGAGGACCGCCGAGGAGGTGTAA
- the alphaTry gene encoding trypsin alpha gives MLKIVILLSAVVCALGGTVPEGLLPQLDGRIVGGSATTISSFPWQISLQRSGSHSCGGSIYSSNIIVTAAHCLQSVSASVLQVRAGSTYWSSGGVVAKVASFRNHEGYNANTMVNDIAVIRLSSSLSFSSNVKAIGLATYNPANGASAAVSGWGTLSSGSSSIPSQLQYVNVNIVSQSKCSSSTYGYGSQIRNTMICAAASGKDACQGDSGGPLVSGGVLVGVVSWGYGCAYSNYPGVYADVAVLRSWVISTANSI, from the coding sequence ATGCTGAAGATCGTGATCCTGTTGTCCGCCGTGGTCTGCGCCCTGGGAGGCACCGTTCCCGAGGGTCTCCTGCCCCAGTTGGACGGTCGCATTGTCGGCGGCTCGGCCACCACCATCAGCAGCTTCCCCTGGCAGATCTCCCTGCAGCGCAGTGGCAGCCACTCCTGCGGTGGATCCATCTACTCCAGCAACATCATCGTGACCGCCGCCCACTGTCTGCAATCCGTGTCCGCTTCCGTCCTGCAGGTCCGCGCTGGATCCACCTACTGGAGCTCCGGCGGCGTCGTCGCCAAGGTTGCCTCCTTCAGGAACCACGAGGGCTACAACGCCAACACCATGGTCAACGACATCGCCGTCATCCGTCTGAGCTCCTCCCTGAGCTTCAGCTCCAACGTCAAGGCCATCGGCCTGGCCACCTACAACCCGGCCAACGGAGCCAGCGCCGCCGTTTCCGGTTGGGGCACCCTGTCCTCTGGATCCAGCTCCATCCCCTCCCAGCTGCAGTACGTGAACGTGAACATCGTCAGCCAATCGAAGTGCTCTTCCTCCACCTACGGATATGGTAGCCAGATCAGGAACACCATGATCTGCGCTGCTGCCAGCGGCAAGGATGCCTGCCAGGGTGACTCCGGCGGCCCTCTGGTCTCCGGTGGAGTCCTCGTTGGTGTCGTCTCCTGGGGATACGGTTGCGCCTACTCCAACTACCCCGGTGTCTATGCCGATGTTGCTGTGCTCCGCTCCTGGGTGATCAGCACTGCCAACAGCATTTAA
- the thetaTry gene encoding LOW QUALITY PROTEIN: trypsin theta (The sequence of the model RefSeq protein was modified relative to this genomic sequence to represent the inferred CDS: substituted 1 base at 1 genomic stop codon), translating to MQRLVVLLVCLAVGTVGVTNDDPFEREGRIVGGEDTTIRAHPYQVSLXTKSGSHFCGGSIINADTIVTAAHCLQGRKVYKVFVPLGSTLYNEGGILVAVRDLLYDEDYSSKTMEYDVGILKLAEKVEETEDIRYIELAKETPPTGTTAVVTGWGFKCYFWCMTLPKTLQEVYVSIVDWKTCASTEYKYGEIIYDSMVCAYEKKKDACQGDSGGPLAVGNTLVGIASWGYACASEGLPGVYTDVPAVREWILKSTEFL from the coding sequence ATGCAGAGATTAGTGGTACTTTTAGTTTGCCTGGCTGTAGGTACTGTTGGCGTGACGAACGACGATCCCTTCGAGCGTGAGGGTCGTATTGTGGGCGGCGAGGATACTACTATCCGAGCTCATCCCTACCAGGTTTCGCTGTAGACCAAGAGTGGCTCCCACTTTTGCGGTGGCAGTATTATCAATGCAGACACCATAGTAACTGCCGCCCATTGTCTGCAAGGAAGAAAGGTCTACAAGGTGTTCGTGCCTCTGGGATCCACGCTATACAATGAAGGTGGAATACTGGTGGCTGTCCGGGATCTACTCTACGATGAGGATTACAGTTCCAAGACCATGGAGTACGACGTTGGCATACTTAAGTTGGCGGAAAAAGTCGAGGAAACCGAAGACATTCGTTACATCGAATTGGCCAAGGAAACTCCGCCCACTGGAACAACGGCTGTGGTCACTGGCTGGGGTTTCAAGTGCTACTTCTGGTGCATGACCCTGCCCAAGACACTCCAGGAGGTGTACGTCAGCATTGTGGACTGGAAGACCTGCGCGTCCACGGAGTACAAGTACGGTGAAATCATCTACGACAGCATGGTGTGTGCCTATGAGAAGAAGAAGGACGCCTGTCAAGGCGACTCTGGTGGTCCTCTGGCGGTCGGTAACACCCTGGTGGGTATCGCGTCCTGGGGCTACGCCTGCGCCTCAGAAGGACTACCTGGTGTCTATACCGATGTGCCCGCTGTGCGGGAATGGATCCTGAAATCAACCGAATTTTTGTag
- the etaTry gene encoding trypsin eta, with protein MNKVILRIFAVLLVLGISAVVAQLDGRIVGGADTSSYYTKYVVQLRRRSSSSSSYAQTCGGCILDNVTIATAAHCVYNRVAENFLVVAGDASLGGMNGVVVRVSKLIPHELYNASITDNDIALVIVDPPLPLATYDTMEAIEIASTQPAVGAQATISGWGYTKENGLSSNQLQQVNVPVVDSAKCQEAYYWRPISDGMLCAGIQEGGKDACQGDSGGPLVVANKLAGIVSWGEGCARANYPGVYANVAYFKDWIAEQRAAYAT; from the coding sequence ATGAACAAAGTTATATTACGGATTTTTGCGGTACTGCTCGTGCTGGGGATTTCTGCCGTGGTGGCCCAACTAGATGGTAGGATTGTTGGCGGCGCAGACACCTCCAGTTACTATACCAAATATGTGGTGCAGCTGCGCAGGCGCAGTTCTTCGAGTAGTTCCTATGCTCAAACCTGTGGTGGCTGCATCCTGGATAACGTGACCATAGCAACCGCAGCACATTGTGTCTACAATCGCGTGGCGGAGAACTTCCTGGTGGTGGCCGGAGATGCTAGCCTTGGTGGCATGAATGGTGTGGTGGTGCGAGTTTCGAAATTGATTCCCCACGAGCTCTACAACGCCTCAATCACGGATAATGACATTGCCCTCGTGATCGTCGATCCTCCTCTGCCTTTGGCCACCTATGACACCATGGAAGCCATTGAAATTGCCTCGACTCAACCTGCTGTGGGTGCCCAGGCCACCATTAGCGGTTGGGGATACACGAAGGAGAATGGACTGTCCTCCAATCAGCTTCAGCAGGTTAATGTTCCCGTAGTTGATTCCGCAAAGTGCCAGGAGGCCTACTACTGGCGACCCATCAGTGATGGAATGCTATGTGCCGGTATTCAGGAGGGTGGCAAGGATGCTTGTCAAGGAGATTCCGGAGGTCCACTCGTTGTGGCCAACAAACTAGCTGGCATTGTTTCCTGGGGAGAGGGATGTGCCCGTGCCAACTACCCCGGAGTCTATGCTAATGTGGCTTACTTTAAGGACTGGATAGCCGAACAGCGAGCTGCTTATGCAACATGA